The Panicum virgatum strain AP13 chromosome 5K, P.virgatum_v5, whole genome shotgun sequence genome has a window encoding:
- the LOC120706914 gene encoding 60S ribosomal protein L13-2-like, with amino-acid sequence MVKHNNIIPNGHFKKHWQNYVKTWFNQPARKQRRRIARQKKAAKIFPRPTAGPLRPIVQCQTLKYNMKSRAGRGFTLEELKAAGIPKKLAPTIGISVDHRRKNKSLEGLQANVQRLKTYKAKLVIFPRRARKVKAGDSTPEELASATQVQGDYMPITRGEKRSVEVVKVSDEMKSFAAYGKIRLERMNKKHLGARQKKAAEAEKEEKK; translated from the exons ATGGTGAAGCACAACAACATTATCCCCAACGGGCACTTCAAGAAGCACTGGCAGAACTATGTCAAGACATGGTTCAACCAGCCCGCCCGCAAGCAGAGGCGCCGCATTG CTCGTCAAAAGAAGGCTGCGAAGATATTCCCACGCCCAACTGCTGGACCTCTTCGCCCCATTGTCCAATGCCAGACTCTCAAGTATAACATGAAGTCAAGGGCTGGCAGAGGCTTTACTCTTGAGGAGCTGAAG GCTGCGGGCATTCCGAAGAAGCTTGCTCCAACCATTGGCATTTCTGTGGATCACCGCCGCAAGAACAAATCACTTGAGGGACTTCAGGCTAATGTCCAGAGGCTGAAGACATACAAGGCCAAGCTGGTTATCTTCCCAAGGCGTGCTCGCAAGGTCAAG GCTGGTGACTCTACTCCCGAGGAGCTTGCCAGCGCCACCCAGGTCCAGGGTGACTACATGCCTATTACTCGTGGTGAGAAGCGCTCGGTTGAGGTTGTGAAGGTCAGCGATGAGATGAAGTCGTTCGCAGCCTATGGCAAGATCCGCCTTGAGAGGATGAACAAGAAGCACCTTGGTGCCCGCCAGAAGAAGGCCGCTGAGGcagagaaggaagagaagaagtAA
- the LOC120706913 gene encoding probable chromatin-remodeling complex ATPase chain has protein sequence MAKPVKYDDEDEEISSSAEEEEEDQSDAAGSGSGEEGDEDEEDAAAPPAGEEEEAEGEGQQELEEEVDEEEIEAVTTGAGAEEEEDAGAAAPAEGDDESQSTEDDEAAPGDNGDETDAVVGKREKARLKELQKKKRQKIQEILDTQNAAIDADMNNKGKGRLKYLLQQTEIFAHFAKGSQSKERKPRGRGRHASKMTEEEEDEEYLKEEEDALAGAGGTRLVSQPSCIKGKMRDYQLAGLNWLIRLYENGINGILADEMGLGKTLQTISLLGYLHEFRGITGPHMVVAPKSTLGNWMKEIQRFCPVLRAVKFLGNPEERNHIRDNLLQPGKFDVCVTSFEMAIKEKTALRRFSWRYIIIDEAHRIKNENSLLSKTMRIYNTNYRLLITGTPLQNNLHELWALLNFLLPEIFSSAETFDEWFQISGENDQQEVVQQLHKVLRPFLLRRLKSDVEKGLPPKKETILKVGMSQMQKQYYRALLQKDLEVINAGGERKRLLNIAMQLRKCCNHPYLFQGAEPGPPYTTGEHLIENAGKMVLLDKLLPKLKERDSRVLIFSQMTRLLDILEDYLMYRGYQYCRIDGNTGGEDRDASIEAFNKPGSEKFVFLLSTRAGGLGINLATADVVVLYDSDWNPQADLQAQDRAHRIGQKKEVQVFRFCTEYTIEEKVIERAYKKLALDALVIQQGRLAEQKTVNKDDLLQMVRFGAEMVFSSKDSTITDEDIDRIIAKGEETTAELDAKMKKFTEDAIKFKMDDNAELYDFDDEKDENKVDFKKLVSDNWLEPPRRERKRNYSESEYFKQALRQGAPAKPREPRIPRMPHLHDFQFFNNQRLNELYEKEVRYLMQANQKKDTIDGEDEDQLEPLTAEEQEEKEQLLEEGFASWTRRDFNTFIRACEKYGRNDIKSIASEMEGKTEEEVQRYAKVFKERYKELSDYDRIIKNIERGEARISRKDEIMRAIGKKLDRYKNPWLELKIQYGQNKGKFYNEECDRFMLCMVHKLGYGNWDELKAAFRMSPLFRFDWFVKSRTTQELARRCDTLIRLVEKENQEYDEQERQARKEKRLAKNMTPTKRGASRNSEGETTPSNSFKRRRQSLMDDYVGSGRRKRG, from the exons ATGGCGAAGCCGGTGAAgtacgacgacgaggacgaggagatCTCGTCctccgccgaggaggaggaggaggaccagtccgacgccgccggctccggatctggcgaggagggggacgaggacgaggaggacgccgcGGCACCTcccgcgggggaggaggaggaggctgaggGGGAGGGGCAGCAGGAGTTGGAGGAGGAGGTCGATGAGGAGGAGATCGAGGCCGTCActaccggcgccggcgccgaggaggaggaggacgccggcgCTGCGGCCCCTGCGGAAGGCGATGACGAGTCCCAGTCCAccgaggacgacgaggcggcCCCGGGCGACAACGGCGACGAG ACTGATGCAGTGGTCGGGAAGCGTGAGAAAGCAAGGCTAAAGGAGctccagaagaagaagaggcaAAAAATCCAAGAAATATTGGATACTCAAAATGCTGCCATTGATGCTGACATG AACAATAAAGGGAAGGGACGATTGAAATACCTTCTTCAGCAGACGGAAATATTTGCTCACTTTGCAAAAGGAAGTCAATCTAAAGAGAGAAAACCACGTGGGCG GGGACGACATGCGTCGAAGATgacggaagaagaggaagatgaagaataccttaaggaggaggaagatgccCTTGCTGGTGCAGGGGGAACACGATTAGTTTCTCAGCCTTCAT GCATTAAAGGAAAAATGCGAGACTACCAGTTGGCTGGGCTTAATTGGCTCATACGGTTGTATGAGAATGGTATCAATGGGATTTTAGCTGATGAGATG GGCCTTGGGAAAACTCTTCAAACCATTTCACTGCTGGGCTACCTGCATGAATTCAGAGGTATAACTGGTCCTCACATGGTTGTTGCACCGAAGTCCACACTTGGCAACTGGATGAAGGAAATTCAGCGTTTTTGCCCTGTCCTTCGTGCTGTGAAGTTCTTGGGAAATCCAGAAGAGAGG AACCATATAAGGGACAATTTGCTACAGCCTGGGAAATTTGATGTGTGTGTGACTAGTTTTGAAATGGCAATCAAAGAAAAAACCGCATTAAGGCGTTTCAGCTGGCGGTACATTATTATTGATGAAGCTCACCGGATAAAAAATGAGAATTCTCTTCTATCGAAGACTATGAGGATTTACAACACTAATTATCGTCTCCTCATCACAGGTACTCCACTGCAG AATAATCTCCATGAGCTTTGGGCTCTCCTTAACTTCTTGCTACCTGAAATATTTAGCTCCGCTGAGACCTTTGATGAATGGTTTCAAATTTCTGGAGAAAATGATCAACAGGAGGTGGTCCAGCAGCTCCATAAG GTCCTTCGCCCATTTCTTCTTCGGAGGCTTAAGTCTGATGTAGAAAAGGGTTTACCTCCGAAGAAGGAAACCATACTTAAAGTTGGAATGTCTCAGATGCAAAAGCAGTACTATCGTGCTCTGCTTCAGAAAGATTTAGAGGTTATTAATGCTGGTGGTGAACGCAAGCGATTGCTTAACATTGCCATGCAATTGCGCAAATGTTGCAACCATCCATATTTATTCCAAGGAGCTGAACCTGGCCCGCCCTACACAACTGGTGAACATCTAATTGAGAATGCAG GAAAAATGGTGCTGTTAGATAAATTGCTGCCCAAGCTAAAGGAACGTGATTCCAGAGTCCTTATTTTTTCACAG ATGACCAGGCTTTTGGATATCTTGGAAGATTATCTGATGTACAGAGGGTATCAGTATTGCCGCATTGATGGAAATACTGGCGGAGAAGATCGTGATGCATCCATTGAAGCTTTTAACAAGCCAGGAAGTGAGAAGTTTGTTTTCTTGCTTTCAACTAGGGCAGGTGGCCTTGGTATCAACTTGGCCACTGCTGATGTTGTGGTTCTTTATGACAGCGATTG GAACCCACAAGCTGATCTGCAAGCTCAAGACCGTGCGCATAGGATAGGCCAGAAGAAAGAGGTTCAAGTTTTTCGCTTTTGCACAGAG TATACTATTGAGGAAAAAGTGATTGAGAGAGCATACAAGAAGCTTGCGTTGGATGCTTTGGTTATTCAGCAAGGACGTTTGGCAGAGCAGAAAA CTGTCAATAAGGATGATCTTCTGCAAATGGTGAGGTTTGGTGCTGAAATGGTTTTCAGTTCTAAAGACAGTACAATAACAGATGAGGATATAGACCGTATCATAGCTAAAGGAGAGGAGACAACAGCAGAACTTGATGCCAAAATGAAAAAGTTCACTGAGGATGCCATTAAATTTAAGATGGATGATA ACGCTGAATtgtatgattttgatgatgagaaG GATGAAAACAAGGTTGATTTCAAGAAACTTGTCAGTGATAACTGGCTCGAGCCACCtagaagagaaagaaagaggaa CTACTCCGAGTCTGAGTACTTTAAGCAAGCTCTTCGCCAAGGTGCACCAGCAAAGCCTAGGGAACCAAGGATTCCAAGAATGCCACACTT GCATGATTTCCAGTTCTTCAACAACCAAAGGCTAAATGAATTGTATGAAAAGGAAGTGCGATACCTCATG CAAGCAAACCAGAAGAAAGATACTATTGATGGTGAAGACGAAG ATCAGTTGGAGCCTTTGACTGCAGAGGAACAGGAAGAGAAGGAGCAGTTACTAGAAGAG GGTTTTGCATCATGGACAAGGAGAGACTTCAACACCTTTATTCGTGCATGTGAGAAATATGGTCGAAATGACATAAAAAGCATAGCCTCTGAAATGGAAGGGAAAACAGAAGAGGAGGTCCAGCGATATGCTAAAGTTTTCAAGGAGCGATACAAGGAATTGAGTG ATTATGATAGAATTATCAAGAATATTGAAAGGGGAGAAGCAAGAATATCCCGTAAGGATGAGATTATGAGGGCAATTGGAAAGAAGCTAGACCGCTACAAGAACCCATGGTTAGAGTTGAAAATTCAGTATGGCCAAAATAAAGGGAAGTTCTATAATGAGGAATGTGACCGTTTTATG CTTTGTATGGTGCATAAACTTGGCTATGGGAATTGGGATGAACTGAAAGCTGCCTTCCGCATGTCTCCCTTGTTCCGATTCGATTGGTTTGTGAAGTCCAGAACTACACAAGAGTTGGCTAGGCGTTGTGACACCCTTATCCGACTGGTTGAGAAAGAGAATCAAGAGTATGATGAGCAAGAAAGGCAGGCAAGGAAGGAGAAAAGGCTTGCTAAG AACATGACTCCAACGAAGCGAGGGGCATCAAGAAATTCGGAGGGTGAGACAACTCCATCGAATTCATTCAAGAGGCGGCGGCAGTCCCTTATGGATGATTACGT